The Glycine soja cultivar W05 chromosome 3, ASM419377v2, whole genome shotgun sequence genome window below encodes:
- the LOC114406850 gene encoding basic helix-loop-helix protein A-like — protein MATPPPNNSLQTMLRAAVQSVQWTYSLFWQLCPHKGILTWGDGYYNGAIKTRKTVQAMEVSTEEASLQRSEQLRELYESLSGGETNAKTRRPCASLSPEDLTETEWFYLLCVSFSFHPGLGLPGTAYARRQHLWLSGANEVDSKTFSRAILAKSAHIQTVVCIPVLEGVVELGTTDKMEEDLNFIQHIKSFFIDQQHPALTAKPALSEQYSTSKPTSSSSSYPLVTANNTIPIQNIVDRGEAIILNNNTKEAELAVPNSSFIPSELMELDATLEEFRVGSSGDGSNHLDSFPTEKSMALCSAGLELLQLQLPPAPAHPPTENLAQGGTDTHYSQTVSSILQKNSRRWPESPSLNLLTDSFQSAFNKWNSGADDYQHHFHVSVASVTSQWLLKYILFSVPYLHTNWLKGKGTSPYETSHVMAERHRREKLNERFLILRSMVPSVTRMDKASILGDTIEYIKQLRDKIESLEARKRLTGKRRMRQVEVSIIESEALLEVECVHREGLLLDLMTKLRELGVEVMMVQSWVKDDGVFVAEMRAMVRENGNGIKASVIEVKNALNQIIPRHEPYTLASSDHF, from the exons ATGGCTACACCACCGCCAAATAACAGCCTTCAGACCATGTTGCGGGCTGCAGTGCAATCTGTTCAGTGGACTTACAGCCTCTTCTGGCAACTTTGTCCTCATAAAGG GATTCTAACATGGGGTGATGGATACTACAATGGAGCAATTAAGACACGAAAGACAGTTCAAGCAATGGAAGTTAGCACCGAAGAAGCGTCTCTGCAAAGAAGCGAGCAACTTAGGGAGTTATATGAATCGTTGTCTGGTGGGGAGACAAACGCAAAAACACGAAGACCATGTGCTTCTTTGTCGCCGGAGGATCTAACGGAAACCGAATGGTTCTATTTGTTGTGTGTCTCTTTCTCCTTTCATCCTGGTCTCGG GTTGCCCGGAACAGCATATGCTAGAAGGCAGCATTTATGGCTCAGTGGAGCGAACGAAGTAGACAGCAAAACATTTTCAAGAGCTATTCTTGCCAAG AGTGCTCATATACAG ACAGTGGTGTGCATTCCAGTGTTGGAGGGCGTCGTTGAGTTGGGCACAACCGATAAG ATGGAGGAAGACCTAAATTTCATCCAACACATAAAGAGCTTCTTCATAGATCAGCAGCATCCTGCTCTCACGGCAAAGCCTGCACTATCAGAACAGTACTCCACTTCCAAGcccacttcttcttcttcttcataccCTCTTGTCACTGCCAATAATACTATTCCAATCCAAAACATTGTTGATAGAGGAGAAGCTAtaatattgaataataatacCAAAGAAGCAGAATTAGCAGTCCCTAACAGTAGTTTCATACCGAGCGAGCTAATGGAACTGGATGCCACCTTGGAGGAATTCAGGGTTGGATCATCTGGAGATGGCTCCAACCACTTGGATTCATTCCCCACTGAGAAATCTATGGCACTGTGTTCAGCAGGGTTGGAGCTCCTTCAACTTCAACTTCCACCAGCTCCAG CACATCCTCCCACAGAAAACCTAGCACAAGGCGGCACAGACACACACTACTCTCAAACAGTGTCCAGCATCCTTCAAAAGAACTCCAGGAGGTGGCCGGAATCACCCTCTCTCAACCTCCTCACTGACTCCTTCCAATCAGCTTTCAACAAATGGAACTCCGGCGCTGACGACTACCAGCACCATTTCCACGTGTCGGTGGCCAGCGTCACCTCCCAGTGGCTCCTCAAGTACATTTTGTTCAGCGTCCCTTACTTGCACACCAACTGGCTCAAGGGCAAGGGCACTTCACCATACGAGACCAGTCACGTGATGGCGGAGCGTCACCGAAGGGAgaagttgaatgagaggtttcTCATTCTGCGTTCGATGGTGCCTTCCGTGACAAGAATGGACAAGGCGTCTATCCTGGGAGACACCATCGAATACATCAAACAGTTGAGAGATAAGATTGAGAGCCTTGAGGCGCGTAAGCGCCTCACGGGAAAGAGAAGGATGAGGCAGGTGGAGGTTTCAATCATAGAGAGCGAGGCGCTGTTGGAGGTGGAGTGCGTGCATAGGGAAGGGTTGTTGTTGGATCTGATGACAAAGTTGAGGGAGTTAGGGGTGGAAGTGATGATGGTGCAGTCTTGGGTTAAGGATGATGGAGTGTTTGTGGCGGAGATGAGAGCCATGGTGAGGGAAAATGGTAACGGGATAAAGGCTAGTGTTATTGAAGTGAAAAATGCCCTTAATCAGATCATACCCCGTCATGAACCATACACACTTGCTTCCAGTGATCATTTTTAG
- the LOC114406851 gene encoding uncharacterized protein LOC114406851 isoform X1 translates to MAKASSEPKIDYAEIYTASDTFDGSAVFHTIYDVVGFVLYMHQQIPSTVQDMSVEFDAMHSEYKQLEMELGTEVKPSFRRKHVSKMRDIKVGIKRLDKLMNSLLNVQTAFKIMISEIPTIDGVVLALGASPLRPKHIYVLNFSHESGVSKVDDDFARSKAADTLSRKAIRTLISKDAGSVTYPGPIKLFVLIKAPSSFNQPMHFLPKRDFRYNRKVVPLGLLFKCRNQDQEVTATTEDLIWFQCRHVIKGLAMNPMPEE, encoded by the exons ATGGCGAAGGCGAGCTCAGAGCCGAAGATTGATTACGCAGAAATCTACACAGCATCCGATACCTTTGACGGCTCCGCCGTCTTTCACACTATCTACGACGTCGTAGGGTTCGTCCTCTACATGCACCAGCAAATCCCCTC CACGGTGCAGGATATGAGCGTCGAATTTGACGCAATGCATTCGGAATACAAGCAACTG GAGATGGAGTTGGGAACTGAGGTGAAGCCATCGTTTCGGAGGAAGCACGTTAGCAAAATGAGGGATATCAAGGTGGGAATCAAGAGATTAGATAAGTTGATGAATTCACTCTTGAATGTGCAAACCGCGTTTAAAATTATGATCAGCGAGATTCCAACCATAGACGGTGTCGTTTTGGCGCTCGGAGCTAGCCCACTTCGACCAAAGCATATTTATGTCTTGAATTTTTCCCATGAAAGTGGTGTTTCCAAGGTTGATGATGATTTTGCAAGGAGTAAAGCGGCTGACACTCTTTCGAGAAAG GCCATTCGGACATTGATATCAAAGGATGCTGGCTCTGTGACCTATCCTG GTCCTATCAAATTGTTTGTGTTAATAAAGGCCCCTTCTTCTTTCAATCAGCCTATGCATTTTCTGCCTAAACGTGACTTTAGGTATAACAGAAAG GTTGTGCCTCTCGGGCTACTGTTCAAGTGCCGAAACCAGGATCAGGAAGTGACTGCTACTACTGAAGATTTGATCTG GTTTCAATGTCGACATGTGATAAAAGGCCTTGCAATGAACCCGATGCCAGAAGAATGA
- the LOC114406851 gene encoding uncharacterized protein LOC114406851 isoform X3 translates to MAKASSEPKIDYAEIYTASDTFDGSAVFHTIYDVVGFVLYMHQQIPSTVQDMSVEFDAMHSEYKQLEMELGTEVKPSFRRKHVSKMRDIKVGIKRLDKLMNSLLNVQTAFKIMISEIPTIDGVVLALGASPLRPKHIYVLNFSHESGVSKVDDDFARSKAADTLSRKAIRTLISKDAGSVTYPGCASRATVQVPKPGSGSDCYY, encoded by the exons ATGGCGAAGGCGAGCTCAGAGCCGAAGATTGATTACGCAGAAATCTACACAGCATCCGATACCTTTGACGGCTCCGCCGTCTTTCACACTATCTACGACGTCGTAGGGTTCGTCCTCTACATGCACCAGCAAATCCCCTC CACGGTGCAGGATATGAGCGTCGAATTTGACGCAATGCATTCGGAATACAAGCAACTG GAGATGGAGTTGGGAACTGAGGTGAAGCCATCGTTTCGGAGGAAGCACGTTAGCAAAATGAGGGATATCAAGGTGGGAATCAAGAGATTAGATAAGTTGATGAATTCACTCTTGAATGTGCAAACCGCGTTTAAAATTATGATCAGCGAGATTCCAACCATAGACGGTGTCGTTTTGGCGCTCGGAGCTAGCCCACTTCGACCAAAGCATATTTATGTCTTGAATTTTTCCCATGAAAGTGGTGTTTCCAAGGTTGATGATGATTTTGCAAGGAGTAAAGCGGCTGACACTCTTTCGAGAAAG GCCATTCGGACATTGATATCAAAGGATGCTGGCTCTGTGACCTATCCTG GTTGTGCCTCTCGGGCTACTGTTCAAGTGCCGAAACCAGGATCAGGAAGTGACTGCTACTACTGA
- the LOC114406851 gene encoding uncharacterized protein LOC114406851 isoform X2, with protein MAKASSEPKIDYAEIYTASDTFDGSAVFHTIYDVVGFVLYMHQQIPSTVQDMSVEFDAMHSEYKQLEMELGTEVKPSFRRKHVSKMRDIKVGIKRLDKLMNSLLNVQTAFKIMISEIPTIDGVVLALGASPLRPKHIYVLNFSHESGVSKVDDDFARSKAADTLSRKAIRTLISKDAGSVTYPGPIKLFVLIKAPSSFNQPMHFLPKRDFRYNRKLATELHFYHRLCLSGYCSSAETRIRK; from the exons ATGGCGAAGGCGAGCTCAGAGCCGAAGATTGATTACGCAGAAATCTACACAGCATCCGATACCTTTGACGGCTCCGCCGTCTTTCACACTATCTACGACGTCGTAGGGTTCGTCCTCTACATGCACCAGCAAATCCCCTC CACGGTGCAGGATATGAGCGTCGAATTTGACGCAATGCATTCGGAATACAAGCAACTG GAGATGGAGTTGGGAACTGAGGTGAAGCCATCGTTTCGGAGGAAGCACGTTAGCAAAATGAGGGATATCAAGGTGGGAATCAAGAGATTAGATAAGTTGATGAATTCACTCTTGAATGTGCAAACCGCGTTTAAAATTATGATCAGCGAGATTCCAACCATAGACGGTGTCGTTTTGGCGCTCGGAGCTAGCCCACTTCGACCAAAGCATATTTATGTCTTGAATTTTTCCCATGAAAGTGGTGTTTCCAAGGTTGATGATGATTTTGCAAGGAGTAAAGCGGCTGACACTCTTTCGAGAAAG GCCATTCGGACATTGATATCAAAGGATGCTGGCTCTGTGACCTATCCTG GTCCTATCAAATTGTTTGTGTTAATAAAGGCCCCTTCTTCTTTCAATCAGCCTATGCATTTTCTGCCTAAACGTGACTTTAGGTATAACAGAAAG CTGGCAACTGAACTGCATTTCTACCATAGGTTGTGCCTCTCGGGCTACTGTTCAAGTGCCGAAACCAGGATCAGGAAGTGA
- the LOC114406852 gene encoding preprotein translocase subunit SCY2, chloroplastic, producing the protein MEATRFSPNHFYPHRFQTKPNALRERRYVKCINGIGARVSLFTNPAFNASNRSLFPKLNRTLSVSFSDRLRGDYARVDEEVVPATRGDGGEAVISSSSPSANSSGTLQLKPLMFRNRFLNFARLGSVINGAAESFFKSEIRRRLFVTAMLIVISRVGYFIPLPGFDRRLIPEDYLSFVAGSSVDELGDFTAELKLSIFQLGISPQIIASIIMQVLCHVVPSLVKLRKEGLDGHEKIKSYIWWMSFGFAILEALIVACYSLPYSIYAATYRVKHVMVTSILLVCGAMTITWICDTISESGFGQGSSLIICVGILTGYMETLYKMLTQLSVSAVSWWPYVLAVLGIFTIVTMWAVVVTEGCRKVKLQYYGFKLASAAREHSPITEVEPYIPFNINPAGMQPVLTTSYLLAFPSILASLLRSPFWEHAKEMLNPETSVGAEPWVYYSIYAFFVFLFNIFDIANMPKEIADYLNKMGARIPNIKPGKATIEYLSKVQASTRFWGGLLLSVLATTSSVLDHYLRRVNAGFAIGFTSVLIIVGSIIELRRSYQAYNVMPSLSNALRRYGV; encoded by the exons ATGGAAGCAACGCGATTCTCCCCTAATCACTTTTATCCACACCGCTTCCAAACGAAACCCAACGCACTCAGAG AAAGAAGATACGTAAAATGTATCAACGGAATTGGAGCTAGGGTTTCCCTTTTCACAAATCCTGCATTCAACGCATCGAACCGGTCTTTGTTTCCGAAGCTGAACCGGACTCTCTCCGTTAGCTTCTCCGACCGGCTCCGAGGTGATTATGCACGCGTTGATGAGGAAGTTGTTCCGGCGACACGCGGCGATGGGGGGGAAGCGGTTATTTCGTCGTCGTCTCCGAGTGCTAACAGCTCGGGAACCCTGCAATTGAAACCTTTGATGTTCAGGAACAGGTTTCTGAACTTTGCGCGGTTGGGTTCTGTGATTAACGGCGCCGCGGAATCGTTTTTTAAGAGCGAGATTCGGAGGAGGCTGTTCGTGACGGCCATGTTGATTGTGATTAGTCGCGTCGGTTATTTTATTCCTCTTCCCGGGTTTGACAGAAGGTTGATACCGGAAGACTACTTGAGCTTTGTCGCAGGATCATCCGTTG ATGAACTTGGTGACTTCACTGCTGAGCTCAAGCTATCTATTTTCCAGCTTGGAATCAGTCCTCAGATAATAGCATCCATTATTATGCAG GTACTCTGTCATGTTGTCCCTTCTTTAGTAAAGCTACGGAAAGAAGGTCTGGATGGGCATGAGAAAATTAAGAGTTATAT ATGGTGGATGTCATTTGGCTTTGCAATTCTGGAAGCTTTAATAGTTGCTTGCTACTCACTTCCATATTCAATTTATGCTGCCACTTATAG GGTCAAGCATGTAATGGTGACATCTATTTTATTGGTTTGTGGTGCAATGACTATTACATGGATATGTGATACCATATCAGAATCTGGATTTG GTCAAGGTTCGTCTCTAATCATATGTGTGGGAATACTTACGGGATATATGGAGACATTATACAAAATGCTTACTCAGCTTTCAG TGAGTGCTGTAAGTTGGTGGCCATATGTGCTTGCTGTATTGGGTATCTTTACCATCGTTACTATGTGGGCAGTTGTAGTAACTGAAGGTTGTAGGAAAGTAAAGCTGCAGTACTATGGTTTTAAACTTGCTTCTGCTGCAAG AGAGCACTCACCTATTACTGAAGTGGAGCCGTATATTCCTTTCAATATTAATCCAGCAGGGATGCAACCTGTTCTTACCACCTCTTACCTCTTGGCATTTCCAAGCATTCTTGCAAG TCTGCTGAGGTCACCTTTTTGGGAGCATGCCAAGGAAATGTTGAACCCTGAAACTTCTGTTGGTGCTGAGCCATGGGTTTACTATTCCATATATGCTTTTTTTGTCTTCCTGTTCAATATATTCGATATC GCTAACATGCCAAAGGAAATTGCTGACTATTTAAATAAGATGGGTGCGAGAATACCAAACATAAAGCCTGGGAAGGCTACCATAGAGTACCTCTCCAAGGTTCAGGCATCCACACGATTTTGGG GGGGGCTATTGTTAAGTGTTCTGGCCACTACATCAAGTGTTCTTGACCACTATTTACGGCGTGTCAATGCTGGATTTGCTATTGGTTTTACATCAGTTCTAATTATT GTCGGTTCCATTATTGAACTCAGAAGATCGTATCAAGCATATAATGTGATGCCAAGCTTGAGCAATGCTTTGAGACGATATGGTGTATGA